The following coding sequences lie in one Deltaproteobacteria bacterium genomic window:
- a CDS encoding DUF1588 domain-containing protein — MPRSSPWVDARRLLPAMLALATACHRGHGDPAAADGDGDGTASGSEAGSGADDGGDDDDAPPVASSAAVRRLSIAELGNSYRDVLGVVPTTLDDLPPDSLGETFDRIVNAQTVSAAHLEGFAAVAREAATMLVASKTLDDRVPECADAILPPLAPPQLAEIPGTGLAAGPDWALQPTDVPDALFLQYATEATLSYGHLFPAPGTYVVGLNIDVVDGAGSELRVMFNGAPVQTFTSYDGAPYEVTIVVDAEGTGVVDYELDGTGNFSLLVRGMTVDGPADPASSESAARRACITAVVDRLAPLAFRRPLAPERREQLVALVDAAEGDWGEALKMVFEAIFANPSFLYLVEVGTEEPDQPGLFALDAWERASRLSYALCESSPDAELRAAAAADALSDAELEAHVVRLLDSPCGEATVQRFVAQLLWLNRLGDLDRDPTLFADWNDDVAAGMASETQRFVRELVFAQKADLRTLFSADYSWPDPRSAFLYGLATPSTTEQTTLPPERAGILTQPSVLAVTSTFDTTTPVRRGVFVLEQVLCQELPPPPPGQMISPPPPDPSATTRERWEQHSADPTCASCHKLIDPIGFTFEEFDAIGRHRTSENGKPVDPTGGAPAIGVEDGTVAGAAELARLVAESPEAVACFSKQWLRFSLGRLETEADADSLATVEAALAEGSIHDALVSITATSAFTHRQQQP; from the coding sequence ATGCCCCGAAGCTCCCCTTGGGTCGACGCCCGTCGGCTGCTCCCCGCGATGCTGGCGCTGGCGACCGCATGCCACCGCGGCCACGGTGATCCTGCAGCGGCCGACGGCGACGGTGATGGCACCGCGTCCGGCTCGGAGGCCGGCTCCGGTGCCGACGACGGTGGTGACGACGACGATGCGCCGCCGGTCGCGAGCTCGGCGGCGGTACGACGATTGTCGATCGCGGAGCTCGGCAACAGCTACCGTGACGTGCTCGGCGTGGTGCCGACCACGCTCGACGATCTGCCACCCGACAGCCTCGGCGAGACCTTCGATCGCATCGTCAATGCGCAGACCGTGAGCGCGGCCCACCTCGAGGGCTTCGCCGCCGTCGCGCGCGAGGCCGCGACGATGTTGGTCGCCAGCAAGACCCTCGACGACCGCGTGCCCGAATGCGCCGACGCGATCTTGCCGCCGTTGGCTCCGCCGCAGCTGGCGGAGATCCCCGGCACCGGGCTCGCGGCCGGCCCGGACTGGGCGCTGCAACCCACCGACGTGCCCGACGCACTGTTCCTGCAGTACGCGACCGAGGCCACGCTGTCGTACGGGCACCTGTTCCCGGCGCCCGGCACCTACGTGGTCGGACTGAACATCGACGTCGTCGACGGCGCGGGCTCCGAGCTGCGCGTGATGTTCAACGGCGCGCCGGTGCAGACCTTCACGTCCTACGACGGTGCGCCCTACGAGGTCACCATCGTGGTCGATGCCGAGGGCACCGGCGTGGTCGACTACGAGCTCGACGGCACTGGCAACTTCAGCCTGCTCGTGCGCGGGATGACCGTCGATGGCCCCGCCGATCCCGCATCGAGCGAGAGCGCAGCGCGTCGCGCCTGCATCACCGCGGTGGTCGACCGCCTCGCACCGCTGGCGTTCCGCCGACCGCTCGCGCCCGAGCGACGCGAGCAGCTGGTCGCGCTCGTCGACGCCGCCGAGGGTGACTGGGGCGAGGCGCTGAAGATGGTGTTCGAGGCCATCTTCGCCAACCCCTCGTTCCTCTACCTGGTCGAGGTCGGCACCGAGGAGCCCGATCAGCCGGGTCTGTTCGCCCTCGATGCGTGGGAGCGAGCGTCGCGGCTCAGCTATGCGCTGTGTGAGTCGTCGCCCGACGCCGAGCTGCGGGCCGCCGCAGCCGCCGATGCGTTGTCGGACGCCGAGCTCGAGGCCCACGTGGTGCGGCTGCTGGATTCGCCGTGCGGCGAGGCCACGGTGCAGCGCTTCGTCGCGCAGCTGCTGTGGTTGAATCGACTCGGTGACCTCGATCGCGACCCCACGCTGTTCGCCGACTGGAACGACGACGTCGCCGCGGGCATGGCGAGCGAGACCCAGCGCTTCGTCCGCGAGCTGGTGTTCGCGCAGAAGGCCGACCTCCGCACGCTCTTCTCGGCGGACTACTCGTGGCCCGATCCCCGCAGCGCGTTCCTCTACGGTCTCGCGACGCCGAGCACCACCGAGCAGACCACGCTGCCACCCGAGCGCGCCGGCATTCTCACGCAGCCCTCGGTGTTGGCGGTGACATCGACCTTCGACACCACGACACCCGTGCGCCGCGGGGTCTTCGTGCTCGAGCAGGTCCTGTGTCAGGAGCTGCCGCCACCGCCACCGGGCCAGATGATCTCACCACCGCCGCCCGATCCCAGCGCGACCACACGCGAGCGCTGGGAGCAGCACTCTGCCGATCCGACCTGCGCCAGCTGTCACAAGCTGATCGATCCGATCGGCTTCACCTTCGAGGAGTTCGACGCGATCGGTCGCCATCGCACCTCGGAGAACGGCAAGCCCGTCGATCCCACCGGCGGTGCGCCGGCGATCGGCGTCGAAGACGGCACGGTCGCCGGCGCCGCCGAGCTCGCGCGGTTGGTCGCCGAGTCGCCCGAGGCCGTGGCCTGCTTCTCGAAGCAGTGGCTGCGCTTCTCCCTGGGTCGCCTCGAGACCGAGGCCGACGCCGACAGCCTCGCGACCGTCGAAGCCGCGCTCGCCGAAGGCAGCATCCACGACGCATTGGTGTCGATCACCGCGACCTCGGCGTTCACCCACAGGCAGCAGCAGCCATGA
- a CDS encoding DUF1552 domain-containing protein, translating into MTRMRSHLPVSPARRRFLRSIAAVGASAGLTGLFGKLARGAGEPPPLRFFFMFTGNGHLTEHIVPTNPSVTDFDLRGAMTPLELHRADLLLVHGVAGPGSHHQGTSEALTGRPSAGIEAGATGGPSLDQLLAERFRAGSALPSLELGVAPENSLEDQITFSASGLPVPAIGSPAGAFNRLFGLANEDPQQAEARRARKRSVLDVIANDLTALQGQLDTEARVLLDEHLTLVRAQEQDLEQPYTPVSCDLGSAPAGDGLVATFAGQLANVVQAFRCDITRVATLRVGGYGGIESGMYDEIGVNNGHHNAAHVGPADDLLGINRFHAQQFADLIGLLAAIPEGDGRVLDNTVLVWGMELGIGDYTHGREDMPFVIAGGKNAGLGLGRYLKLSGPSYQDMLFTLARVMGLDDLTSFGDGGTGLIESLYA; encoded by the coding sequence ATGACCCGCATGCGTTCGCACCTCCCCGTCAGTCCCGCGCGTCGTCGATTCCTGCGCTCGATCGCCGCCGTCGGTGCCTCGGCCGGACTCACCGGTCTGTTCGGCAAGCTCGCCCGCGGGGCCGGCGAGCCACCGCCGCTGCGCTTCTTCTTCATGTTCACGGGCAACGGTCACCTCACCGAGCACATCGTGCCCACCAACCCGAGCGTGACCGACTTCGACCTGCGCGGCGCGATGACACCGCTCGAGCTGCACCGCGCCGACCTGCTGTTGGTGCACGGCGTCGCGGGACCCGGCAGCCATCACCAGGGCACCAGCGAGGCGCTCACGGGGCGCCCGAGCGCCGGCATCGAAGCCGGTGCGACGGGCGGCCCGAGCCTCGATCAGCTGCTCGCCGAGCGCTTCCGTGCCGGCTCGGCGCTGCCGAGCCTGGAGCTCGGGGTCGCGCCGGAGAACTCGCTCGAGGATCAGATCACCTTCTCGGCGAGCGGGTTGCCGGTGCCGGCGATCGGCTCGCCGGCAGGCGCGTTCAATCGCCTCTTCGGCCTCGCCAACGAGGATCCACAGCAGGCCGAGGCCCGCCGCGCACGCAAGCGCAGCGTGCTCGATGTGATCGCCAACGACCTCACCGCGCTGCAGGGCCAGCTCGACACCGAGGCCCGCGTGCTGCTCGACGAGCACCTCACGCTGGTGCGTGCGCAGGAGCAGGATCTCGAGCAGCCCTACACGCCGGTCTCGTGTGACCTCGGCAGCGCACCGGCGGGCGACGGCCTGGTGGCGACCTTTGCCGGACAGCTCGCGAACGTGGTGCAGGCATTCCGCTGCGACATCACCCGCGTCGCGACCCTGCGCGTGGGTGGCTACGGCGGCATCGAGTCTGGGATGTACGACGAGATCGGTGTGAACAACGGCCACCACAACGCCGCGCACGTCGGCCCCGCCGACGATCTGCTCGGCATCAATCGCTTCCACGCGCAGCAATTCGCCGACCTCATCGGCCTGCTGGCGGCGATCCCCGAGGGCGACGGCCGCGTGCTCGACAACACCGTCTTGGTGTGGGGCATGGAGCTCGGCATCGGCGACTACACCCACGGCCGCGAGGACATGCCGTTCGTGATCGCGGGTGGGAAGAACGCGGGGCTTGGCCTCGGTCGCTACCTGAAGCTGTCGGGGCCGAGCTACCAGGACATGCTGTTCACGCTCGCCCGCGTGATGGGGCTCGACGATCTGACCTCGTTCGGCGACGGCGGCACCGGGCTGATCGAGTCGCTCTACGCGTGA
- a CDS encoding protein kinase: MTPAGRALFLELVELDGPEREVLLAARTADDPTLAAEVEALLAADARADGFLDPPAAVRAQDDDEHRLAGRRIGRYTVGSRIGIGGMGTVYVAEQDRPRRKVALKLLRAGPTTANVRRRFEREAEILGRLQHPGIAEIYEAGTYDGDLGPIPYLALEFIPDAKSVTRWADDAALDLRARVQLLAQICDAVAQAHAHGIVHRDIKPSNILVGSSGAPKLIDFGIARWLDDPDATGGYATQLGDLLGTLQYMSPEQFDAEGPGPTAASDVHALGVVAYELVAGRLPYPVTRTNAARIAELVRTHVPEPPTRTRTRWRALDAVIQKALAKDPLGRYPDAAALAADLRRALAGEPVLARSSVLGHRLRSAAWRHRRALPWVGATALAIGAGWGLQRAREPPSQPTALDPGPPLASASVAVDTTRADYRHHIAGAERALAAGDIARAKVELGACAVALRGWEWHRLWSAIDRSVGVVPLGAPVRWLVGAVDRGWLVAATEDGVVHGLEAVPDSGRVPTFAPRWRTAIDDEITALALDPMHDIVYAGSDGGRIHRLTVAAGQVLAPIAAGPAVDGLALREDGRELVVTRRDRGLERLDVQDGHRIARVELARGLANLVLADTRVFGTWTSWGVDEVDLRTGAQLRSFDGDEGVEAILVDGRSIFLGGWDDRIRAFDRDDRTAVRTFESEPDGLVDLVALADATILSAGRDAAITRWRPEAGVAIDHLRGHDFGVEALVVGPHDRWLASASLDGTVRLWSLEEPAIDRELRGSGEKVQAIAFDRDGARVIASIGAQWGSFEKAAVRAWSATDDADSTVVMLHDHAVTTDAIAVAPDGRHVVTADRDGVVLVRDGVDLHPIARSAHGASVEALAFVDPEGRRFVSVGSDGTVAWWLVDGTALGRRDAEVGPLVASCVIGDAIVVGGPRGLARLRDPEHAATRVGDFADVTALAAIDDHELVLGHGDGTLTRVALDGAVVRWSSPTFGREITGLAVSGDGTRIAVANRDYRIRLHDADDGAFLITVGAHASVATTVAFSPDGRTIASGGYDRVVRLWRAPSTSTQR, translated from the coding sequence TTGACGCCCGCTGGTCGCGCGCTCTTCCTCGAGCTCGTCGAGCTCGACGGGCCCGAGCGCGAGGTGCTGTTGGCCGCGCGGACCGCCGACGATCCCACGCTCGCCGCCGAGGTCGAGGCGCTGCTCGCCGCCGACGCCCGTGCCGACGGCTTCCTCGATCCACCCGCGGCCGTGCGCGCCCAAGACGACGACGAGCACCGCTTGGCCGGACGACGCATCGGTCGCTACACGGTCGGCAGTCGCATCGGCATCGGCGGCATGGGCACGGTCTACGTCGCCGAGCAGGATCGACCACGGCGCAAGGTCGCGCTGAAGCTGCTGCGCGCCGGCCCGACCACCGCCAACGTCCGGCGTCGCTTCGAACGCGAGGCCGAGATCCTCGGGCGGCTGCAGCACCCCGGCATCGCCGAGATCTACGAGGCCGGGACCTACGACGGCGATCTGGGGCCGATCCCGTACCTCGCGCTCGAGTTCATCCCCGACGCCAAGAGCGTGACGCGCTGGGCCGACGACGCGGCGCTCGACCTGCGGGCGCGGGTGCAGCTGCTCGCGCAGATCTGCGATGCGGTCGCGCAGGCCCACGCCCACGGCATCGTCCACCGCGACATCAAGCCCAGCAACATCCTGGTCGGCAGCAGCGGTGCGCCAAAGCTGATCGACTTCGGCATCGCGCGATGGCTCGACGATCCCGACGCCACCGGCGGCTACGCGACGCAGCTCGGCGATCTGCTCGGCACGCTGCAGTACATGAGCCCCGAGCAGTTCGACGCCGAAGGCCCGGGCCCGACCGCCGCCAGCGACGTGCACGCGTTGGGCGTCGTCGCCTACGAGCTGGTCGCGGGTCGCCTGCCCTATCCCGTGACGCGCACCAACGCCGCGCGCATCGCAGAGCTGGTGCGCACCCATGTGCCCGAGCCGCCCACGCGCACACGCACGCGCTGGCGCGCGCTCGATGCCGTGATCCAGAAGGCGCTCGCGAAGGATCCTCTCGGCCGCTACCCCGATGCCGCGGCGCTCGCCGCCGACCTGCGGCGGGCACTCGCCGGCGAGCCGGTGCTCGCACGCAGCTCCGTGCTGGGCCATCGATTGCGCAGCGCCGCCTGGCGACACCGTCGCGCGCTGCCGTGGGTGGGCGCGACCGCGTTGGCGATCGGCGCGGGCTGGGGGCTACAACGCGCACGCGAGCCGCCGTCGCAGCCGACGGCGCTCGACCCTGGGCCGCCGCTCGCATCCGCGTCGGTGGCGGTCGACACCACACGCGCGGACTATCGCCATCACATCGCGGGCGCCGAGCGGGCACTCGCGGCCGGCGACATCGCGCGGGCCAAGGTCGAGCTCGGCGCGTGCGCGGTCGCGTTGCGCGGATGGGAGTGGCATCGCCTGTGGTCCGCGATCGACCGCAGCGTCGGCGTGGTGCCGCTGGGCGCACCCGTGCGCTGGCTGGTCGGCGCGGTCGATCGTGGATGGTTGGTCGCAGCCACCGAGGACGGCGTGGTCCACGGCCTCGAGGCGGTGCCGGATTCCGGGCGTGTGCCGACGTTCGCGCCTCGCTGGCGCACTGCGATCGACGACGAGATCACCGCGCTCGCGCTCGACCCGATGCACGACATCGTCTACGCCGGCAGCGACGGCGGCCGCATCCATCGACTGACCGTGGCCGCGGGCCAGGTGCTCGCACCCATCGCGGCCGGGCCCGCGGTCGACGGCCTCGCGCTGCGCGAGGATGGGCGTGAGCTGGTGGTGACACGGCGTGACCGGGGGCTCGAGCGCCTCGACGTGCAAGACGGTCACCGCATCGCGCGGGTCGAGCTCGCCCGCGGGCTCGCCAACCTCGTCCTCGCCGACACCCGCGTGTTCGGCACCTGGACCTCGTGGGGCGTCGACGAGGTCGATCTGCGCACCGGCGCGCAGCTTCGTAGCTTCGACGGCGACGAGGGCGTCGAGGCCATCCTCGTGGACGGTCGTTCGATCTTTCTCGGCGGCTGGGACGACCGCATCCGCGCCTTCGATCGCGACGATCGCACCGCGGTGCGGACCTTCGAGTCCGAACCCGACGGGCTGGTCGATCTCGTCGCGCTCGCCGACGCCACGATCCTGTCGGCGGGACGCGACGCCGCGATCACCCGCTGGCGCCCCGAGGCCGGCGTCGCGATCGATCATCTGCGGGGGCACGATTTCGGCGTCGAGGCCCTGGTCGTGGGTCCACACGATCGCTGGCTCGCCTCGGCCTCGCTCGACGGCACGGTTCGGCTGTGGTCCCTCGAGGAGCCCGCCATCGATCGCGAGCTGCGTGGCAGCGGTGAGAAGGTCCAGGCGATCGCGTTCGACCGCGACGGTGCCCGCGTGATCGCCAGCATCGGCGCGCAGTGGGGCAGCTTCGAGAAGGCCGCCGTGCGTGCGTGGTCGGCGACCGACGATGCCGACTCCACCGTCGTCATGTTGCACGATCATGCCGTCACGACCGACGCGATCGCGGTGGCGCCCGACGGCCGTCATGTCGTCACGGCCGACCGCGACGGCGTGGTGCTCGTGCGCGACGGCGTCGACCTGCACCCCATCGCCCGCAGTGCCCACGGCGCCAGCGTCGAGGCGCTCGCGTTCGTCGATCCCGAGGGCCGTCGCTTCGTGAGTGTCGGCAGCGACGGCACCGTCGCGTGGTGGCTGGTCGACGGCACCGCGCTCGGTCGCCGCGACGCCGAGGTCGGTCCGCTGGTCGCGTCGTGCGTGATCGGTGACGCGATCGTCGTCGGCGGTCCACGGGGCCTCGCGCGACTGCGGGACCCCGAGCACGCGGCGACCCGCGTGGGCGACTTCGCCGACGTCACCGCGCTGGCGGCCATCGACGATCACGAGCTCGTGCTCGGCCACGGCGACGGCACCCTGACCCGCGTCGCCCTCGATGGCGCCGTGGTGCGCTGGAGCTCACCGACCTTCGGCCGCGAGATCACCGGTCTCGCCGTCTCGGGCGACGGCACCCGCATTGCGGTTGCGAATCGCGACTACCGCATCCGCCTGCACGACGCCGACGATGGCGCCTTCCTCATCACCGTGGGCGCGCACGCCTCGGTCGCGACCACCGTCGCGTTCTCGCCCGACGGACGCACGATCGCGTCGGGTGGGTACGATCGCGTCGTGCGGCTGTGGCGGGCGCCGAGTACCTCGACACAGCGATAG
- a CDS encoding RNA polymerase subunit sigma-70: MAAIPVVESGESWATLYAELRAVAHGLMRRERAEHTLQTTALVHEAWLKLGADDLQHRGQFMAAAARAMRCILTDHARGRGRAKRGAGQVASTDVAVVEGGALAIADAYGELVDLLALDAALDQLAKIDELAAQIVELRFFGGLNHDEIASLWNISRRTVDRSFRLARAYLLEAMSAATTGRTV; the protein is encoded by the coding sequence ATGGCCGCGATCCCGGTGGTCGAGAGCGGCGAGTCGTGGGCCACGCTGTACGCCGAGCTGCGCGCGGTCGCCCACGGGCTCATGCGGCGCGAGCGGGCCGAGCACACGCTGCAGACCACCGCGCTGGTCCACGAGGCGTGGCTCAAGCTCGGGGCCGACGACCTGCAGCACCGCGGGCAGTTCATGGCCGCCGCCGCGCGGGCGATGCGCTGCATCCTCACCGATCACGCCCGCGGACGCGGGCGCGCGAAGCGGGGCGCCGGCCAGGTCGCCAGCACCGACGTCGCGGTGGTCGAGGGCGGCGCGCTCGCGATCGCCGACGCCTATGGTGAACTGGTGGACCTGTTGGCGCTCGACGCCGCGCTCGATCAGCTCGCGAAGATCGACGAGCTCGCGGCCCAGATCGTCGAGCTGCGCTTCTTCGGCGGCTTGAACCACGACGAGATCGCGAGCCTGTGGAACATCTCGCGGCGCACCGTCGATCGCAGCTTCCGACTCGCGCGCGCCTACCTGCTCGAGGCGATGTCGGCCGCGACGACGGGGCGCACGGTTTGA